GGTGCTCCGTCACAGTGGCACCGTGCTGGCGCCGGGTACGGTGGCGAATCCGCTGGCGGTGGTGGCCAACTACTTCTTCGACAGCATTCCGCAGGACGCCTTCTCCGTGCGCGACGGCGTGCTCCACGAGTGCCTCGTCTCGGTCTCCTCGCCGCGGCCCGGGCCCGAGGTGGAGGCGGAGGACTTCCTGGAGCAGGCGACAGTGTCCTTCGAGGACCACGAGGTGCGGGGCGCCTGCTATGGGGACGCGGAGCTGGACGGCATCCTGGAGGACTACCGGGAGCGGCTGGGCGACGCGACGTTCCTGTTCCCCTCCACCGCGCTGCGGTGCCTGCGCCGGCTGCAACGGCTCTCGGGAGACCGCCTGCTGCTGCTCTCTGGGGACAAGGGGCACGCCAGCCAGGACGAGCTGAGTGATCGCTCGTCCGGGGTGAGCCTGGTGCGGCACGCGGGGGCCTTCTCGCTGATGGTGAACTACGACGCCATCGGCCGGTACTTCCGCCAGCGGGACGGGCACGTGCTGCAGCCCATCCACCGGCACGTGAGCCTGCACGTGGGGGCCTTCCTCCTGGGACAGCCGCCGGACGGCTATGGCGAGACGGAGCTGGCGTACGAGGAGGCCATCGAGCGCTCGGGGCCGGACGACTACGCCACGCTGCTGGGGCGGATGGATCAGCACCACGAGGAGATGACCCTGGAGGAGCTCCTGGCGCTCCTGCGCTGGAGCGGCTGGGACTCCGGCCTGCTGATGGCGGTCTTCTCCCCGTTGCTGGCCCAGGCCGAGGCCGCGAGCGAGCCGCTGCGGCAGGAGGTGTGCTGGGCCATCCAGCAGGTATGGGAGGCGGACTATCCGATCGGCGGAGAGCAGGACGATCTCGCCTACCACCTGGGGATGCTGCTGTACGTGATGGAGCGCCCGGAGGAGGCCCTGGTGTTCTTCGAGCACTCGCTGCGGCGGTACGGCGAGGAGCCCGCCACGTATTACAACCTGGGCATGTGCCACGTGCGCCTGCAACAGGATGCCCAGGCGCGGGAGTGCTTCGAGCGGGCACTGGCCCTGGACGCGGACTTCAGCCAGGCCCGGGAGATGCTCTCGAAGCTCCAGTCCGGGGAGTGAGGGTCGTCACCCGCGAGTGCTCTTGCGCAGCGCGGCCGGGAGCGCGAACCCCGTGGCGAGGGTGGCCACCGTGCCCCCGGCCCCAGCCACCAGCAACGTCACCGGGGCCGAGGTGGCATCGAGCAACAATCCGCCGCCCACATAGGACAGCGCGGCGGCAACGCCGATGGCGCCGTGGAGATTGCCGAAGACCCGGCCGAGCAGCTCGGGAGGAACCAGTCGCTGAAGCAGGGTGTTGGTGGCGACGTCCATGGCCGCGATGCCGGCCCCGCGTACGGCCTGCATGGCGAACGCGGCGGAGACGGCCCAGGCCAGCCCGGTGAGGAGGTTGCCGATGCTGCTCACCCCGAACCCGAGGAGCAGCATCACCGCCATCGACGCACGTGAGCCGTAGCGCGCCAGCAGTGCATACCCGGCCAGCAGCCCCAGGCCGACAGCGCCCAGGAGAAGCCCGACGGCCGAGTCACCGGCGCGGAGCGTCTCCTTGGCGAGGACCACGAGGGCGACGTCATCGACCCCGTTGAACAAGACGATGGCGAAGAAGCCCAGGGCGATGACCCGGACGGCGGGGGCCGACAGGATGTAGCCGAGACCGAGCTTCGCGTCCTGGAGGAGTGACGGCCGCGCCTGCTCCCCCGAGGACGCGTGCGGGAGCGACGGGAGCGAAGCGAGCATGACCGCCGATGCGAGGAACGAGGCGGCGTCGGCGAGGAGCACCCCACGGATGCCCACGAGGGGAAACAGCGCCGCCGCGAGGAGCGGCCCGAGGGCCTCGGAGGCATTCGTTCCGAAACCGAGGGTGGAGTTCGCGGTCTCCAGCGTGTCACCGGGCACGAGCGCGGGCACCGCGGCGCGGGAGGCGGGCAGGAAGACATGTCCGGCGACCGCACGTGCCGCCACCAGGGCCAGCAACAGGGGCAGGGGAGGCATCGCGAGCGCGATGAGGACGAGGAGCGCGCCCTGGATCAGCTCGCAGGAGATCATCACCCGCTTGAGGTTGAACCTGTCGCTGATGGCCCCGGTGAGAGGGCTGAACAAGGCGGGAGCGAAGTCACCGGCGAGCAGCAGCAGGGAGACGGCGAGGGCCTGACCGGTGGTGCTGGCGACATGGAGCATGAGTGCGACCAGACTGAGCGAATCCCCGGCGAAGGAGATGACGCGCGCGGACCACAGGGACCGGAACGGCCGGTTCTGGCGCAGGAGTTGGAGGGCACCCATGGGGCCTGTCATAGTCGAGGAGTCACTCGTTCCAGCTGGCTTCCATGCTCGAAAAACTCAATCGCCTGTCCGAGTCCCACGGCCACATGCCGCGCGGCGTCGGCGTCGTCTCCGGCGTCTTCGCCCTGATGCTCGGCATCCTCTGCCTCCTGGGCGTGCTGGCCTTCCACTTCCCGGCCTACCTGACCACGCCGGAGTTGCGCCGCAGCTACGACGTGGCCCTGATGCGGCAGGTGCTGTTCTGGGTGATGGTGGTCGCGGGCGGTGTCTCGCTCGGCAACATCGTGCTCGGGCGGGTGCGCTGGCTCTCGGCCTGGGCCTTCCTGCTCGTGGCGGTGGCGGCCCTCATGGGGGGGCACAAGGTGCCGGTCAACGACTTCGCCGACCACACCCCCTACATCGGCCTGGACTGGTTCATCCTCGATCTGCTGGGCTCGAGCCTCATCTTCATCTTCGTCGAGAAGCTGTTCCCGCTCCGGCGGCAGGCGGTGTTCCGCGCCGAGTGGCAGACCGACTTCCACCACTTCATCGTCAACCACATGGTGGTGGGCTTCGTCCTGCTGGCCACCAACCTGCTGGTGCACAAGCTGTTTGGCTGGGCCGTGCGCGGTGGCGTGCAGGAATGGGTGAAGGATCTGCCCTTCTTCGTCGAGCTGTTCCTCATCATCCTGGTGGCCGACCTGGTGCAGTACTGGACGCACCGCGCCTACCACGAGGTGCCCATCCTCTGGCGCCTGCACGCCGTGCACCACAGCGCGAAGAGCTTGGACTGGCTGGCCGGCTCGCGGCAGCACATCCTCGAGCTGTTGATCACCCGCACGCTGATCCTGGCGCCCATCTACGTGCTCGGCTTCAGCAAGGAAGTGATTGATGCCTACATCGTCGTGGTGGGCTTCCAGGCCGTGTTCAACCACGCCAACGTGAGCGTGCGGCTCGGGCCCCTGCGCTACGTGCTCGTCACCCCCAACTTCCACCACTGGCACCACAGCCAGGACGACGAGGCGATCGACCGCAACTACGCGGCCCATTACGCCTTCCTGGACTACCTGTTCGGCACGGCCGTGAAGAGCGACCGCGAGTGGCCGAGCGACTACGGCGTGGTGGGCGATTACGTGCCGAACGGCTTCATCCAGCAGCTGGCCTTCCCGTTCCGCTGGAAGGGTTGATCAGCGCTTGCCCGGGGCGGGCGCGGAGGGCTTCTTGGCCTCGGACGTGGAGGGTTTGGCGGGGACGGAGTAGCTCGTGTTCTTGGTGGCCTTGGGGGCGGGCTCCGCGGGCTTTCGGGGCGCGGGGGGCTCGGCGGGCTTGGGCGCTGGCGCGGACACGTGGCTCGCCGCCACCACTGTCTTCAGGGAGTCCTGCAACTCTCCGCGCACCACCGCGCGGACGTCCTCCCGCACCGCCGCCCGTACCTCCCGCCGGATGAGGTCCTCGAGCGCCTCCTCCCGCAGGGCCGCCTTCAGCTCGCTCCGCACCAGGGTCTTGAGGTCCCCCTGCAGCTCGCCGCGCAAGCCGTTCTTGAAGTCCGTCAGGTCCGTCTTGAGCGCCGCATCCAGCCCCTTCACGTCCTTCTGGAGCGGGTCCACCGCCTTGCTGATGCCCTCGAGCGTGGCGCCGGTGACGGCCATGATGAGCTGCTGGGTGCTCTCGCTCTGGCTCTTCAGCTCCGTCTTGAACGAGCCCAGCGCGTCCCGCATCGCGCCCAGCGAGGCGATCTCCTGCTTGAGGTCCTCCAGCTCACGGGAGCGGGCGTCCAGCTCGTCCTTCTTCTGCGTGAGCATCGCCTGGGTGTCGCGCAACAACATGGTCTGCTGGGAGCAGCGCGCGTCGATGGAGAGCAGGTTGGCGTAGGTGCTGCCGGTGATCTGGCACATCGTCAGCGTCTCCTGCTCGTCGAGCAGCGCGAGCGAGATGCTCAGCGCGAACATGACGACGGCGAGCATGGACAGCGCCGCGCCGCGGGCGACGCGCAGGGTGAGGCCCTGACGGCCGAGCCAGCCCCTTCGCTGGAGGCCAAGGACTCCCGCCAGCGAGATGACCACCAGGGACAAGAGGGACAGCAACTTGCCCGGGGAGATCTCCAGCACGAGCCGGGAGAGGAGCTGGATGGATTGCCACGTCGAGCTGTTCTCGAGGTCGAGCTCGGGGCGGGCGGTGCCGTTGTCCACGACGCCCCAGGAGGGCTGTTTCACCTGGCAGCGGGTGCGCATGTCGCTCGCCCAGAGGGGCATGTCGTTCACGAGCGGGGTGCTCGGGCACAGGCCGAGGATGTACTTCGTGGTGCCGGTGGTGAACGCGTGGTGGACCCGGTGACGCTCGGTCGCCTTCGCGAGGGCCCAGTTCCACGTGTAGCCAAGGGCGGCGATCGCCAGGGCGAACGCGAGCCAGGGCAGGGCCTTCTTGGCGAAAGTACTCAGCGACATCGGTGGCGGCTCCTTCGGGGGGCACGCTGGAGGGGGAACGGCGCCCGGGAAGGATCCTCCAGCCGTCCACGGGGAACAACGAGCCCTCCAGGCGACTGTCATGCACCACGAGTTGTGGCACCCCTCTCTGGGAGTCCCATCCCTTCACTCCATGTCCGAGAACACCGTCGACGGGCTGCCTGCTTCGCTGATGGCCGGCATCATCACTTCTAAATGCCCACGCGGAGTGGAGCGGTTAATCAGCCGCTTCTGAACGCTTCACCCCCGGAGTGCCCCCCCGATGGCCGCAGACGCCCTGTTCCGCCCCTTCACCCATAAGTCGCTGACGCTGAAGAACCGCATCGTCATGGCCCCCATGACGCGCTCGTTCTCTCCGGGTGGCGTTCCCACGCCCGACGTCGCGGCGTACTACCGCCGCAGGGCCGAGGGCGACGTGGGCCTCATCCTCTCGGAGGGGACGGTGGTGAAGCGTCCCTCGGCCAAGAACGACCCCAACGTGCCCGACTTCCATGGCGAGCAGGCGCTGGCGGGCTGGAAGCGCGTCATCGACGAGGTGCACGCCGCGGGCGGGAAGATGGGCCCCCAGCTCTGGCACGTGGGCTCGGCGCGCAATCCCATGACCACCTGGGTCGCGCCGCCTCCGGTGGACGCTCCCTCCGGCCTGTCCTCTCCGGGCAAGAAGTTCACCGAGCCGATGACGGACGAGGCCATCGCCGACACCATCGCGGCCTTTGGCCAGGCGGCGGCGGACGCGAAGCGGCTGGGCTTCGACGTGATCGAGATCCACGGCGCGCACGGCTATCTGATCGACCAGTTCTTCTGGTCCGGCACGAACGTGCGGACCGACGTTTACGGAGGCGCCACCATCGCCGAGCGCGCCCGTTTCGGCGCCGAGGTGGTGAAGTCCATCCGCGCGGCGGTGGGCAAGGACATGGCCATCATCCTGCGCCTGTCGCAGTGGAAGCAGCAGGACTTCGCCGTCAAGCTCGCCCAGACGCCGAAGGAGATGGAGTCCTGGCTCACGCCGCTGGTCGAGGCGGGGACGGACATCCTGCACTGCTCGCAGCGGCGGTTCTGGGAGCCCGAGTTCGAGGGCTCGGAGCTCAACTTCGCGGGGTGGGCCAAGAAGCTCACCGGCAAGCCGACGATCACGGTGGGCTCGGTGGGGCTGAGCGGTGAGTTCACGGCGGCCTTCCGGGGCGAGAGCTCCAAGCCCGCGTCGCTCGACAACCTGCTGCGCCGTCTGGAGCGGGAGGAGTTCGATCTCGTGGCGGTGGGCCGCGCGCTCCTGTCCGATGCGCAGTGGGCCCGGAAGGTGCGTGAGGATCGCCACGACGAGCTGCAGGACTTCCACAAGGAGGCGCTCGCCAAATTGGCGTGAGGGGCGAGGGCAGGGGCCCGGCTCGTCGTGCGTCAGCGCAGCCAGGCGAACGCGCGCTCGAGCTGGGCCATCGCATCATCGAGGTAGAAGCGGCCGTGAGCGAAGAGCACCCGGCGAGGCTGCCATTGCAGGATTCGCTGGTAGCAGGCACGCGCTTGCGGTTTCCGGCCCCAGGACGTCACCTGCACCTCTCGCGGCGTTTGCCCTGGCCACAGGGTGTTGCCCAGCTCGAGCAGCCATCGCAAGCGGGGCCGGACACGCTCTCGTTCGAGCGCCATGACCAGATCCGTCAGGATCAGGGTCGAGGACGCTTCATGGAAGAACACGACCTCTTCCATGAAGCGACTGCCTCGGAAGACGAGCTGTTCGATGTCCTGCGTCCATGACGAGGGCGCGTCGTCGCCGAGCTCGGCATCGAACGTGACATCGATCTTCCGCGAGCGTGCACGCTCACGAACTCCCGGAGATGCCCAGGCCGTCGCACGCGGGTAGCGTTCCTTCCAGGCCGGGATGGCCGCGTAATGGAACTTGTTCGGCGAGACGAGATGCTCGACGGGCCCGAGCGCATCGATCTCCGCGAACAGTTCTGGCGTTGGAGCCGTGGGCGACCAGATCCACAAGCCGCCCGAGCGCAGCCGGATGATCGCCATGCGCGTTGGAAATGGCAGTGAGACCGGGCCAACGCTCATCTTGATGACGGGCCCATCGACCCACCAGATCCCCTCGGAGAGCGGCTTGAGCGTCGAGAGCGGAGCGTAGGGAAGTATCCCGTCGCACCATTCGAGGGGAGGGGAAGACATGGCCTTGCCTTCTACCGCCGGGCCACGGCCGCGGGCCTGGAAGCGGACTTGGATTCGGGCAGCACGGAGCCATAGGAGGCGAAGAGCTGTCCGGTGAGCACGGGCATCTTCCCGGGCCCGGGTACCCGCAGCATGTCGTTGAGCACCTCGCCCGTACGCGGATCCCTCCGCAGGCCCGGCTTCGCGAGGTTCATCCGGTAGCGCACCACGCCCCGCTTCACCCGGTGGATGACGACGACGGTGCCATCGCTGGCGACCTCGTCCACCAGCCCCACGTGGGTCAGCCCGTCGTTGCGGCGCCCATCGCGGTTCTGGTCATACGTCTCCCGGAAGAACACCAGGTCTCCCGGCTTCGGCTTGCCCCGGGTGAACACGCGGCCATGGTCCCGCGCGTAGCGGTAGAGCGCGGTGACGCCGTTGTCCCCAGCCACCCCGGAGCCACGGAAGGAGACCCCGGCCCGCGCATACACGCCCTCGACGAAGCCGGTGCAGTCATCCGGCCACATGCGCCCGGCGACCTTCACCTTGCGGCTGCCCACGAGCTCCCGCGCCGTGGCGAGCACGTCCTCGCGGCGGGCGGTCGGAGGGGGAGGGCGCACCTGCTTGCGGGGGGCAGGCGAGGAGGCGGGTGCGGCGGCGACCACGCTCAGCGGCGCCTTGGGCGCGGCGGCGGGCGTCAGCGGGCTGTAGCGGTAGCTCGCGGCGAGCACGCTCCCTCCCATGGGCCTGCCCGTGGCGGCACATCCGGTCATCACCAGCAGTCCGGCGAGCAGCACGCAGAGCCTCATGTCGCGACCTCCCTGTAGCGAGTCCACGCCCGGATGGTCGGGCGGACAGAGGGTGTCGTCAAAAAACCTACCCAGCCAGGCGAGCGAGAAAGCCCGGTTTTTTCACCCGGAGACGTGGTGGTAATCCTGGGGTGATGCGCAAGCTCCGAGCCCTCTCCCTGCTGTTGTTGCTGACCGGCTGTGGCGCGCCCCGGGCGTACCAGCGGGCGCGGGACGCCGACACGCTGGAGGCGTACCGCGCGTTCCTGCGCGAGTACCCCGTGGGAGACGACGCCGAGGCCGTCGAGGCGCGCGTCACCGAGCTGGAGTTCGAGGAGGCCTCGAAGCTGCACACGGTGCTGGCCTACAAGCGTTTCCTGGAGGCGAACCCGGAGGCCCCCCAGGCGCGGGCGGCGCGGGCGCTGCTGGAGGGCCTGCGCTTCAACGCGGCGAAGGAGGTGGGGACGGCGGCGGCACTGCGGCAGTTCCTGCGGGACCATCCGGACGGGGCGCAGCGCGAGGAGGCGCAGCGGCTCCTGAGGGAAGCGGAGCTGAAGGAGCTGTCCACGACGAAGGACACGCAGCAGTTGCGCGAGTACCTGCGCG
The sequence above is drawn from the Archangium gephyra genome and encodes:
- a CDS encoding NADH:flavin oxidoreductase, with product MAADALFRPFTHKSLTLKNRIVMAPMTRSFSPGGVPTPDVAAYYRRRAEGDVGLILSEGTVVKRPSAKNDPNVPDFHGEQALAGWKRVIDEVHAAGGKMGPQLWHVGSARNPMTTWVAPPPVDAPSGLSSPGKKFTEPMTDEAIADTIAAFGQAAADAKRLGFDVIEIHGAHGYLIDQFFWSGTNVRTDVYGGATIAERARFGAEVVKSIRAAVGKDMAIILRLSQWKQQDFAVKLAQTPKEMESWLTPLVEAGTDILHCSQRRFWEPEFEGSELNFAGWAKKLTGKPTITVGSVGLSGEFTAAFRGESSKPASLDNLLRRLEREEFDLVAVGRALLSDAQWARKVREDRHDELQDFHKEALAKLA
- a CDS encoding sterol desaturase family protein, whose translation is MLEKLNRLSESHGHMPRGVGVVSGVFALMLGILCLLGVLAFHFPAYLTTPELRRSYDVALMRQVLFWVMVVAGGVSLGNIVLGRVRWLSAWAFLLVAVAALMGGHKVPVNDFADHTPYIGLDWFILDLLGSSLIFIFVEKLFPLRRQAVFRAEWQTDFHHFIVNHMVVGFVLLATNLLVHKLFGWAVRGGVQEWVKDLPFFVELFLIILVADLVQYWTHRAYHEVPILWRLHAVHHSAKSLDWLAGSRQHILELLITRTLILAPIYVLGFSKEVIDAYIVVVGFQAVFNHANVSVRLGPLRYVLVTPNFHHWHHSQDDEAIDRNYAAHYAFLDYLFGTAVKSDREWPSDYGVVGDYVPNGFIQQLAFPFRWKG
- a CDS encoding DUF4336 domain-containing protein, with amino-acid sequence MSSPPLEWCDGILPYAPLSTLKPLSEGIWWVDGPVIKMSVGPVSLPFPTRMAIIRLRSGGLWIWSPTAPTPELFAEIDALGPVEHLVSPNKFHYAAIPAWKERYPRATAWASPGVRERARSRKIDVTFDAELGDDAPSSWTQDIEQLVFRGSRFMEEVVFFHEASSTLILTDLVMALERERVRPRLRWLLELGNTLWPGQTPREVQVTSWGRKPQARACYQRILQWQPRRVLFAHGRFYLDDAMAQLERAFAWLR
- a CDS encoding tetratricopeptide repeat protein; this translates as MEPTGFVLEHNQRLSRSLLWGGQRAFYERQGIEAWRRGLLPSFITSNPIIGRAYARVVLGWMRDWCEASRGEPGQPFHLIELGAGSGRFAFHFLEAFRQLHARSRLRDVGFRYVMTDLPERNLEFWLSHPRLQPFLEEGLLDVARFDAEHDEQLVLRHSGTVLAPGTVANPLAVVANYFFDSIPQDAFSVRDGVLHECLVSVSSPRPGPEVEAEDFLEQATVSFEDHEVRGACYGDAELDGILEDYRERLGDATFLFPSTALRCLRRLQRLSGDRLLLLSGDKGHASQDELSDRSSGVSLVRHAGAFSLMVNYDAIGRYFRQRDGHVLQPIHRHVSLHVGAFLLGQPPDGYGETELAYEEAIERSGPDDYATLLGRMDQHHEEMTLEELLALLRWSGWDSGLLMAVFSPLLAQAEAASEPLRQEVCWAIQQVWEADYPIGGEQDDLAYHLGMLLYVMERPEEALVFFEHSLRRYGEEPATYYNLGMCHVRLQQDAQARECFERALALDADFSQAREMLSKLQSGE
- a CDS encoding CHAP domain-containing protein, producing MRLCVLLAGLLVMTGCAATGRPMGGSVLAASYRYSPLTPAAAPKAPLSVVAAAPASSPAPRKQVRPPPPTARREDVLATARELVGSRKVKVAGRMWPDDCTGFVEGVYARAGVSFRGSGVAGDNGVTALYRYARDHGRVFTRGKPKPGDLVFFRETYDQNRDGRRNDGLTHVGLVDEVASDGTVVVIHRVKRGVVRYRMNLAKPGLRRDPRTGEVLNDMLRVPGPGKMPVLTGQLFASYGSVLPESKSASRPAAVARR
- a CDS encoding MFS transporter, encoding MGALQLLRQNRPFRSLWSARVISFAGDSLSLVALMLHVASTTGQALAVSLLLLAGDFAPALFSPLTGAISDRFNLKRVMISCELIQGALLVLIALAMPPLPLLLALVAARAVAGHVFLPASRAAVPALVPGDTLETANSTLGFGTNASEALGPLLAAALFPLVGIRGVLLADAASFLASAVMLASLPSLPHASSGEQARPSLLQDAKLGLGYILSAPAVRVIALGFFAIVLFNGVDDVALVVLAKETLRAGDSAVGLLLGAVGLGLLAGYALLARYGSRASMAVMLLLGFGVSSIGNLLTGLAWAVSAAFAMQAVRGAGIAAMDVATNTLLQRLVPPELLGRVFGNLHGAIGVAAALSYVGGGLLLDATSAPVTLLVAGAGGTVATLATGFALPAALRKSTRG